Proteins encoded in a region of the Nicotiana tomentosiformis chromosome 9, ASM39032v3, whole genome shotgun sequence genome:
- the LOC104092601 gene encoding F-box/kelch-repeat protein At3g23880-like: MKYLIPTELDFACEDTFGDRYRILGSCDGLFCICRDFEDLFLWNPSTRKLKELPSSGINVLRDSEGIDISYGFGYTECQSDYRVVEIVRNENSNRYNVSVYSLRTNSWKRIQEYLSIIFWDHSGKFVNGKLHWSAEDRVSDGNSTWFISLFNTADETFGNVALPNPNGSFFDCEIGSSGNLCLFCYEELKTDVWVMKEYDVAES, from the coding sequence ATGAAGTACCTCATCCCTACTGAGCTTGATTTTGCTTGTGAAGATACATTTGGTGACAGATATAGAATTTTGGGTTCGTGtgatgggttgttctgtatttgcCGTGATTTTGAGGATCTGTTTCTATGGAATCCATCTACAAGAAAGTTAAAAGAATTGCCATCTTCAGGAATTAATGTGTTGCGCGATAGTGAGGGTATTGATATTTCTTATGGATTTGGTTATACTGAGTGTCAAAGTGATTACAGAGTTGTAGAAATTGTGCGAAATGAAAACAGTAATCGTTACAATGTTAGTGTTTATAGTTTAAGAACTAATTCTTGGAAAAGGATTCAAGAGTACCTGAGTATTATCTTCTGGGATCATTCTGGTAAATTTGTAAATGGAAAACTTCACTGGAGCGCCGAAGATCGTGTTAGTGATGGGAATTCCACATGGTTTATTTCTTTATTCAACACTGCAGATGAGACATTTGGAAATGTAGCGTTGCCCAACCCAAATGGTAGTTTTTTTGACTGCGAAATAgggtcttcaggtaatctatgtTTATTTTGTTACGAAGAATTGAAGACGGATGTGTGGGTAATGAAGGAGTACGATGTTGCAGAGTCATAG
- the LOC104092602 gene encoding putative F-box protein At1g49610, translating into MRRKATADILPECVIHKILSYLSYEEATHMRILSKTWLQAWLTHPKLEFTFDFHKGNMKIVDKVMERYGETKIPIDKFELWMFSSKSRCGEVFPLIDKWIDIALQNGAKDLVYRDTSSTDPLYPLPIFTILAAKSLTKLVLTRCDLMHLSLPGGVVNCNSLRELSLLQTLLTSCPLIVNFIIEHCTELKKIELLTLQKIKSVSIWIKRNQRVKIRAPTLEHLSLVFRKSLLCWMLLIVRI; encoded by the coding sequence ATGAGAAGGAAAGCGACAGCAGACATATTGCCTGAATGCGTTATTCACAAAATCCTCTCTTACCTTAGCTATGAAGAAGCAACGCATATGAGAATTCTCTCCAAAACATGGTTACAAGCCTGGTTAACTCATCCCAAGTTGGAATTCACCTTTGATTTTCACAAAGGCAATATGAAAATTGTGGACAAAGTCATGGAGAGATACGGGGAAACAAAAATCCCTATAGacaagtttgaattgtggatgtTTTCATCAAAGTCTCGTTGCGGTGAAGTTTTCCCTCTTATTGATAAGTGGATTGACATCGCTCTTCAGAATGGTGCAAAAGATCTAGTTTATAGAGATACTAGCTCCACGGATCCATTATACCCCTTGCCCATTTTCACTATCTTGGCAGCAAAGTCTTTAACAAAATTGGTTCTAACGCGTTGTGATTTGATGCATCTTTCATTGCCTGGTGGGGTGGTAAATTGTAATTCTTTGAGAGAGCTTTCTCTGCTTCAAACTCTACTCACTAGTTGTCCCTTGATTGTTAATTTCATCATTGAGCATTGTACTGAGTTGAAAAAGATTGAGTTGCTGACTCTTCAAAAGATCAAGTCAGTTTCCATTTGGATAAAAAGAAACCAACGTGTTAAAATCCGAGCACCAACTCTTGAACACTTGTCTTTGGTGTTTCGAAAGAGTCTACTATGTTGGATGTTGTTGATTGTCCGAATCTGA